The following proteins are encoded in a genomic region of Arachis stenosperma cultivar V10309 chromosome 4, arast.V10309.gnm1.PFL2, whole genome shotgun sequence:
- the LOC130974851 gene encoding uncharacterized protein LOC130974851, giving the protein MASINSSIIWKYCEVLRLTTNMRLATGSEQSTAQELRSFSDWILQISEGRCGAVVNDKLFVDIPPDLIIPVLENPVEDIVNTIYPNLVQNFCDPSFFQDRAILAPTVENVEEINNYIVDLLPDEEKSYLSADSICGSDAYSDVDVDWITVEFLNQIRCSGLPNHLLKLKIGVPIILLRNIDPAGGLCNGTRLVVQDLGTNVIGADIVSGSNVGDKVFITRMNMIPSDTVIPFKFQRRQFSVSLSFAMTINKSQGQTLSTVGLFLRRPVFSHGQLYVALSRVRNRNGLKILLCDEGLVDAAKTENVVFKEVFDKI; this is encoded by the coding sequence ATGGCTTCCATAAATTCTTCTATCATTTGGAAATATTGCGAAGTTTTGCGATTGACAACAAATATGAGGTTAGCAACCGGATCGGAACAATCAACTGCTCAGGAGTTAAGGTCGTTTTCAGATTGGATACTTCAAATCAGTGAAGGTCGATGTGGAGCAGTGGTCAACGATAAACTTTTTGTTGATATTCCTCCTGATCTAATCATTCCTGTCTTGGAAAATCCAGTGGAAGATATTGTAAATACAATCTATCCAAATTTGGTTCAAAATTTTTGTGATCCAAGTTTTTTCCAAGATAGGGCAATACTTGCTCCGACTGTTGAAAATGTTGAAGAGATAAACAATTATATAGTTGACCTGTTGCCCGATGAGGAGAAAAGTTACCTCAGTGCTGATTCGATATGTGGTAGTGATGCTTATTCTGATGTTGATGTTGATTGGATAACTGTTGAATTCTTGAATCAGATTAGGTGTTCTGGTCTACCTAATCATTTGTTGAAGTTGAAAATAGGCGTGCCTATTATTTTGTTGAGGAATATTGATCCGGCTGGGGGTTTGTGTAATGGTACTCGACTTGTCGTGCAAGATCTAGGGACAAATGTGATTGGTGCCGATATTGTTTCTGGTAGCAATGTTGGGGATAAAGTTTTTATCACTAGAATGAATATGATTCCTAGTGATACGGTTATACCGTTTAAATTCCAACGTCGTCAATTTTCGGTTTCTTTGTCGTTTGCAATGACAATCAACAAAAGCCAGGGTCAGACATTATCAACAGTCGGTTTGTTCTTGCGTCGTCCTGTGTTTTCTCATGGTCAGCTTTATGTAGCTCTTTCCCGAGTTAGGAATAGAAATGGTCTTAAGATTTTACTTTGTGATGAAGGATTAGTTGATGCTGCCAAGACTGAAAACGTTGTATTTAAGGAAGTTTTTGATAAGATATAa
- the LOC130974852 gene encoding uncharacterized protein LOC130974852: MDDIDQSEIYDPSINSFSQVGSVIDHALFLQSEIQGCLDVGDPNYECSICGACFWLLERVERESTVSRPIFTVCCSKGKIQLPYLQRPPDLLYDLINGHDSKSLYFQKNIRSYNSMFAFTSLGGKVLDYVNDGRGPPQFIISGQNYHRIGSLLPVAGEKPKFAQLYVYDTQHEIMHRQRIFGQTSEIDKELITELLQMIDTHNVIAQSFRRVRELYECHPSEIFSLKLYSQRNVDRRMYSAPSCDEVAALIVGDFDSSDHGRDIILNIGYRGEQRGYVPGRRTRVSLREFICFRLQIREHEDGIIHKSRRLFQQFVVDCFTMIESQRLYEIRMKQSTIRGEVLQGIEEAMRRGDDEASSIGTRIILPSSFTGGRRYMFNRCQDAMAICKHFGYPDLFLTITCNPNWPEFQRFTERERISIADRPDISCRVFHAKLKCLLSDLKEGVFFGPLNAGLYTIEFQKRGLPHAHMLLWLNAESNLQSVEIVDEFICAELPNPQKFPSLYNGVTKYMIHGPCGPLRPSSPCMKDGKCSKFYPKKFVDQTSFDEDGYPIYRRRNMGVTVKINDVDIDNRFVVPYNPLLLMKYQAHINLEFCNKSNVIKYLFKYVNKGPDRVTATVGERYDVGESSQVVDEIKQYYDCRYLSLSESMWRIFAYDIHQRWPSVQRLTFHLPNQQHVVFDDADITTHVYLRNKDLLTMFTGWMMANRRFSEGRSLTYVEYPGKFVYCLRSREWKPRQRGFSIGRLSFAHPSSGELFYMRMLLNVQRGCTSFRSIRTVNGVTYDTFQEACSAMGFLIDDNEYVSAIKEVAELASAAQLRRLFVMLLLSGSMGRPLLVWEQTWTYLSDDILYRRRHELQYPDLTMSQDELQTFCLLEIERLLQSNGKSLRNYAGMPVPNNSLVSQFSNLMLLRELQYDTVSLSREHDADLLKLNEEQRVVYDKIIDCVSNKKDGFFFVYGFGGTGKTFLYRVLSARLRSEKKIVINVASSGIASLLLPGGKTAHSMFNIPVDLTEDTVCRIKNDSPKAEVFRLADLIIWDEAPMTNKLAFEALDRTLRDIMVSVSDRNKDLPFGGKVVVLGGDFR; this comes from the exons atgGATGATATAGACCAATCAGAAATATATGATCCTTCGATAAATTCATTCAGTCAAGTTGGTTCTGTTATTGATCATGCTTTGTTCTTGCAAAGTGAGATACAAG GTTGCCTTGATGTTGGTGACCCTAACTATGAATGTTCAATTTGTGGCGCGTGTTTCTGGTTATTAGAACGTGTTGAAAGAGAGTCTACAGTTAGTCGTCCTATTTTTACTGTTTGTTGCTCAAAGGGAAAAATCCAGTTACCTTATCTTCAAAGGCCCCCAGATCTGTTATATGATTTGATCAATGGACATGATAGCAAGAGTTTGTATTTCCAAAAAAATATTCGATCTTATAACAGTATGTTTGCCTTCACGTCTCTTGGCGGTAAGGTATTGGATTATGTGAATGATGGGAGGGGTCCACCGCAGTTTATAATAAGTGGTCAAAATTATCATCGGATTGGAAGTTTGCTCCCAGTTGCTGGTGAGAAGCCTAAATTTGCACAGTTATACGTATACGACACTCAGCATGAGATAATGCATAGGCAGCGAATTTTTGG GCAAACATCTGAGATAGATAAAGAGTTGATAACTGAGTTGTTGCAAATGATCGATACTCATAATGTCATAGCACAGTCTTTTCGAAGAGTTAGAGAACTATATGAGTGTCATCCATCTGAGATTTTCTCATTGAAGTTGTATTCGCAACGGAACGTTGATCGAAGAATGTACAGTGCTCCCTCTTGCGATGAAGTTGCTGCTTTGATTGTTGGAGATTTTGATTCGTCGGACCATGGTCGTGACATTATT CTGAACATTGGTTATCGTGGTGAACAGCGCGGATATGTTCCTGGAAGGAGAACAAGAGTTTCCCTCAGGGAATTCATATGTTTTCGTCTCCAGATTAGGGAGCACGAAGATGGAATTATTCACAAGTCTAGGCGGTTGTTTCAACAATTTGTTGTTGATTGTTTCACGATGATTGAGTCGCAGAGGTTGTATGAGATTAGAATGAAGCAAAGTACAATTAGAGGAGAAGTCCTTCAAGGAATAGAGGAGGCTATGCGTCGTGGCGATGATGAGGCTTCTTCAATTGGGACACGAATCATTTTGCCTTCCTCATTCACTGGTGGTAGACGTTATATGTTTAATCGTTGTCAGGATGCCATGGCGATTTGCAAACATTTTGGGTATCCAGATTTGTTCCTCACTATTACGTGTAATCCAAATTGGCCTGAGTTTCAGCGGTTCACGGAGCGGGAGCGAATTTCGATCGCTGATCGTCCTGATATCTCTTGTCGTGTCTTTCATGCCAAGTTGAAGTGTCTCCTTAGTGATCTCAAGGAAGGTGTGTTTTTTGGTCCACTTAATGCAG gtttgtatactattgagtTTCAAAAAAGGGGTTTACCGCATGCACACATGCTACTGTGGCTTAATGCGGAAAGCAACTTACAAAGTGTTGAAATTGTGGATGAATTCATCTGTGCCGAGCTACCCAATCCCCAGAAATTTCCATCTCTTTATAATGGTGTCACGAAGTACATGATCCATGGTCCCTGTGGTCCACTTAGACCGAGTTCTCCTTGTATGAAAGATGGTAAGTGCTCAAAATTTTATCCGAAAAAATTCGTTGACCAAACAAGCTTTGATGAAGATGGCTATCCAATATATAGACGTCGTAATATGGGTGTCACAGTGAAGATCAATGATGTCGATATCGACAATAGATTTGTTGTGCCCTATAATCCACTGTTGTTAATGAAATACCAAGCTCACATAAATCTCGAGTTCTGTAACAAGTCAAATGTTATCAAGTATCTATTTAAATATGTTAACAAGGGTCCAGATCGGGTGACCGCAACTGTTGGAGAGAGATATGATGTTGGTGAATCTTCTCAAGTGGTTGATGAGATCAAACAGTATTATGATTGTCGTTATTTGTCACTGTCTGAATCCATGTGGAGAATTTTTGCTTACGATATTCATCAAAGATGGCCGTCGGTACAGAGGTTGACTTTTCACTTGCCCAACCAGCAACATGTTGTATTCGATGATGCTGATATCACTACTCATGTTTATTTGCGCAACAAAGATTTGTTGACGATGTTTACGGGTTGGATGATGGCCAACAGGCGGTTCTCAGAGGGGCGGTCTCTAACATATGTTGAATATCCAGGCAAATTTGTCTATTGTTTGAGGAGCAGGGAGTGGAAGCCAAGACAAAGGGGATTTTCAATTGGAAGATTGAGTTTTGCTCATCCCTCATCTGGTGAACTTTTCTACATGCGGATGCTTTTGAATGTCCAGAGAGGTTGTACTAGCTTTCGAAGTATAAGAACCGTGAATGGTGTTACATATGATACATTTCAAGAGGCATGTTCCGCCATGGGATTCTTGATAGATGATAATGAGTATGTTTCTGCTATTAAGGAAGTTGCCGAGTTAGCGTCGGCTGCGCAGCTAAGGAGGCTTTTTGTGATGTTGCTGTTATCTGGTTCCATGGGAAGACCTCTGTTAGTTTGGGAGCAAACTTGGACTTATTTGTCTGATGATATTCTTTACCGTAGAAGACACGAGCTGCAATATCCTG ATCTTACTATGAGTCAAGACGAGTTGCAGACGTTTTGTTTGTTGGAGATTGAGAGACTATTGCAGAGTAATGGAAAATCATTGAGAAATTATGCTGGCATGCCCGTTCCTAATAACTCTTTAGTCTCTCAATTTAGCAATTTGATGCTGCTGCGTGAGTTGCAGTATGATACTGTTTCTTTGTCTCGTGAGCATGATGCAGATCTCTTAAAGTTAAATGAAGAACAGAGGGTGGTCTACGATAAAATTATTGACTGTGTTTCGAATAAGAAGGATGGGTTCTTTTTTGTGTACGGGTTTGGTGGCACTGGAAAAACTTTTTTATACAGAGTTTTGTCAGCTAGATTGCGATCTGAGAAAAAGATTGTTATCAATGTTGCTTCTAGTGGTATTGCTTCTCTGTTGTTACCTGGTGGTAAGACGGCTCATTCTATGTTCAATATTCCTGTTGATCTGACTGAAGACACTGTTTGCCGGATTAAGAATGACAGTCCAAAAGCTGAGGTATTTCGGTTGGCCGATTTGATTATTTGGGATGAGGCACCGATGACTAACAAATTAGCATTTGAAGCGCTTGATAGGACGTTGCGTGATATAATGGTTTCAGTCTCTGATAGGAATAAAGATTTACCTTTTGGTGGGAAGGTGGTTGTTTTGGGTGGTGATTTCAGGTAG